GGCAGCCATGACGATCCGCGTGAGCCGGGCAAGGCTCGCCGCAGCGGCGCACATCGCGCAGGGCTCCAGGGTGACCCACAGGATGCAGTCATCGAGGCGGGATGTGCCGAGAGCTTCCCCGGCGCGACGGATTGCGACGATTTCGGCATGCGCCGTGGGATCGTTGCTTCCGCGCATGGCATTGGCGGCTTCGGCGACAATGGTGTCGCCGCGGGTAACGACGGCGCCAACCGGAACTTCGCCAGCCTGCGCCGCTTCGCCGGCGAGATCGAGGGCGCGGCGCATCGGCTGCGGCAATGGGAATGCGGGCACGAGCCTTCGCTAGCGCGCGCCCGCAGGCGTGTCACTATTGCTGGACGTTGCCCGCAGCGGGGGCGGCGCCTTTGCGGTAGGGGGCGCGGGTTCGTTGACCGAAACGCTCGGGACCGGAACAGTGACATTGGCCGGCTGGGTTCCAACGGACACGGTGCCGGTCTGCACGTCGAACGCCGGAGCCTGGCCGCCGGAGGCCGTGACGCCCTGCTCATTGGCGGAAATCTGCGGGGCCTGGGCCTCGCGGGTCTGGCTAATGTCGAG
The window above is part of the Sphingomonas sp. HDW15A genome. Proteins encoded here:
- a CDS encoding nucleoside deaminase, whose product is MRRALDLAGEAAQAGEVPVGAVVTRGDTIVAEAANAMRGSNDPTAHAEIVAIRRAGEALGTSRLDDCILWVTLEPCAMCAAAASLARLTRIVMAAEDSKGGGVIHGARIFAQPTCHHRPEVLSGIGAEEAAAQLREFFAARR